In Acidianus brierleyi, one genomic interval encodes:
- the csaX gene encoding type I-A CRISPR-associated protein CsaX translates to MRVKLYDIFGDNYIIAVASLAKGSRRLKDEIEISDEEVKNVSNIAYQIAKAKEDSIQKRTKKRVMLLPMSGNDKKPFQSVLKCFNIPPDSNLSEILEKITPEEKKCEKVSALSFIKPELYEFGRYPGYVGNRKNDIKIEPSYVMLSVVGWTLTRLGVAPFSRGERVGIHLFPQDIDYSFTVIPDLLKGIDYIPGFQPLTAFTLWLTYKMVSTNAIIDQSRMYVISDAGGMSTASVVSGYSIGVKKILENKIFYENISYMLRDIAADALNPDSSTRSFSIQVSNLIYEVLMGSKRREELLYISNRELNSLINSNISENDKKIYKYAAIVSNKIYSS, encoded by the coding sequence ATGAGAGTTAAACTCTACGATATATTTGGAGATAATTATATAATAGCAGTAGCTTCGCTGGCTAAAGGCTCACGAAGACTTAAGGACGAAATAGAGATATCGGATGAAGAAGTAAAAAACGTTTCTAATATAGCATATCAAATAGCGAAAGCTAAAGAAGATTCTATACAAAAGAGAACTAAAAAACGCGTCATGTTGTTACCAATGAGTGGAAACGATAAGAAACCTTTCCAGTCAGTTTTAAAATGTTTTAATATACCCCCAGACTCTAATCTTTCAGAAATCTTAGAGAAAATAACTCCAGAGGAAAAGAAATGTGAAAAAGTTTCTGCTTTATCTTTCATAAAACCAGAATTATACGAATTTGGAAGGTATCCAGGTTACGTTGGAAATAGGAAAAACGATATTAAAATCGAACCTTCATATGTCATGTTATCAGTGGTAGGATGGACTTTAACTAGGTTAGGAGTTGCACCATTTTCTAGAGGAGAGAGAGTAGGAATACATTTATTTCCACAGGATATTGATTATAGTTTTACAGTTATACCGGACCTTTTAAAAGGAATAGATTATATTCCTGGATTTCAACCTTTAACTGCGTTTACTTTATGGCTTACGTATAAAATGGTGAGTACAAACGCGATAATAGATCAATCTAGAATGTATGTAATTTCTGACGCTGGAGGAATGAGTACTGCGTCTGTTGTAAGCGGATATAGCATAGGAGTTAAAAAAATTCTTGAAAATAAGATTTTTTATGAAAACATTTCTTACATGTTAAGAGATATAGCAGCAGATGCTCTAAATCCTGATAGTTCTACGAGGAGCTTTTCAATACAAGTATCAAATTTAATATACGAGGTACTTATGGGATCTAAAAGAAGGGAGGAACTTCTTTATATTTCAAATAGAGAACTAAATAGTTTAATTAACTCCAATATTAGTGAGAATGATAAGAAAATATATAAATATGCAGCAATAGTAAGTAATAAAATATATTCAAGTTAA
- a CDS encoding CRISPR-associated endonuclease Cas3'': MKPCAFSNQTLIDHSKGAVNKVEKIFNNQYFIVASKRLSKIYDIDWKQLKKLTIFLTAFHDIGKAAEYYQRQFDDECKPIGKTTTFIYHEIGGSVFLFKNNWNNEIIKFWSVLTIMNHLNAIRGIHTISEVNLRKEMLYLKKYGEVLINEFDRDMEGIIDGKLNVNDYEMRDFQLMVEWLKAFSMKKNIAKGYIFLLAPLIVGDNLDSNEQRSVDEGSKAKSRFIKSLEEMENES; encoded by the coding sequence ATGAAACCTTGTGCATTTTCTAACCAGACTTTGATTGACCATTCTAAAGGTGCAGTAAACAAAGTGGAAAAGATATTTAATAATCAATATTTTATTGTAGCTAGTAAGAGATTATCTAAGATATATGATATTGACTGGAAACAATTGAAAAAACTTACAATTTTCCTAACAGCCTTCCACGATATAGGAAAAGCTGCGGAGTACTATCAAAGGCAATTTGACGATGAATGTAAACCAATTGGAAAAACTACGACTTTTATTTATCATGAAATAGGAGGATCTGTATTTCTCTTTAAAAATAATTGGAATAATGAAATTATAAAATTTTGGTCAGTCCTTACGATTATGAATCATTTAAACGCTATTAGAGGAATTCATACAATATCAGAGGTAAATTTAAGGAAAGAAATGCTCTATCTAAAGAAATATGGGGAAGTGTTAATTAACGAATTTGATAGAGATATGGAAGGAATAATAGATGGAAAACTGAATGTAAATGATTATGAAATGAGAGATTTTCAGCTAATGGTAGAATGGCTAAAAGCCTTTTCTATGAAGAAGAATATAGCAAAGGGATATATTTTTCTTTTAGCTCCACTAATAGTAGGAGATAATCTGGACAGTAATGAACAAAGGTCCGTAGATGAAGGATCCAAAGCTAAAAGTAGGTTTATAAAATCTCTTGAGGAGATGGAAAATGAGAGTTAA
- the cas3 gene encoding CRISPR-associated helicase Cas3' produces MLEEKSSSLTNLMDYYNYTINALNFSRRSGIEDTIKKIEEGKSVIFTAPTGYGKTTMTEVLALAAIKGNEVFDRVIHVLPLRSIVQDLYRKLLKNSEKLGIDKREIAAQDMDFTDSPYFLKKVNITTLDTFILNLFKVPVAEIKRVIKGNGSHFEIPRAMIYSSIVIFDEFHLFSEEGRPLTSTIASLRALNDLGVPFIIMTATLSENIKGLIKKELEINGNLCEVNANDFSIERKISMDFIDDEKLTINQLVEKFPIDKNKKTLIVFNTRKDAIEAYKILKHFNPLLLHSKFNKIDRTKKIESIDDYNLVISTQVIEAGIDKSFDRLITEAAPASSIIQRAGRVARYGGYGEVIIFPFRGYVYDRDEVNETLNEIRKRGSIDQSLMSVSKGHSDLNPMLLKSLELIDDNVLFSLTSRDLIEEECNLTREVSLVMGFPPGCYSVNCAIPLTEEEALKELESNKKVIKDGKEEYLDAIPRRDCISIYFLKKGIDGIVIKGYDETGGIL; encoded by the coding sequence ATGTTGGAGGAGAAATCGTCGTCGTTAACTAATTTAATGGATTATTATAATTATACTATAAACGCTTTGAATTTTTCAAGAAGATCTGGTATTGAAGATACAATTAAGAAAATAGAAGAGGGGAAATCTGTAATTTTTACTGCACCTACTGGATATGGAAAGACTACAATGACTGAAGTCTTAGCGTTAGCAGCAATTAAAGGAAATGAAGTCTTTGATAGGGTAATTCATGTTTTGCCCCTTAGGAGTATAGTTCAAGATTTGTATAGAAAATTACTAAAAAATTCTGAAAAATTGGGAATAGATAAAAGAGAGATAGCTGCCCAAGATATGGATTTTACCGATTCCCCATATTTTTTAAAGAAAGTAAACATTACTACTCTTGATACATTTATTCTCAATTTGTTTAAAGTACCAGTTGCAGAAATAAAAAGAGTAATAAAAGGAAATGGTTCTCATTTTGAGATTCCTAGAGCTATGATATATTCTTCGATAGTGATATTTGATGAATTCCATCTTTTCTCAGAAGAGGGTAGGCCTCTTACTTCTACCATAGCTTCTTTAAGGGCTTTAAACGATTTAGGTGTACCTTTTATAATTATGACTGCCACTCTTTCTGAAAATATTAAGGGACTTATAAAGAAGGAACTTGAAATAAACGGAAATTTATGTGAAGTAAATGCTAACGATTTTTCTATTGAAAGAAAGATAAGTATGGACTTTATAGATGACGAGAAACTAACCATTAACCAGCTCGTAGAAAAATTCCCAATAGATAAAAATAAGAAGACATTAATAGTTTTTAATACTAGAAAAGATGCGATAGAAGCTTACAAAATTCTTAAACATTTTAATCCTCTTCTTCTACATAGTAAATTCAATAAAATTGATAGGACTAAAAAAATAGAATCTATTGATGATTATAATTTAGTAATTTCCACTCAAGTTATAGAGGCTGGAATAGATAAATCATTTGATAGATTAATTACTGAGGCTGCACCAGCGTCAAGTATTATCCAAAGGGCTGGAAGAGTAGCTCGTTATGGAGGGTACGGTGAGGTTATAATTTTTCCATTTAGAGGCTACGTATATGATAGAGACGAAGTTAATGAAACATTAAATGAAATTAGAAAAAGAGGATCAATAGACCAAAGTTTAATGTCGGTTTCAAAAGGACACAGCGATCTAAACCCAATGTTATTGAAGTCACTTGAATTAATAGATGATAATGTATTGTTCTCATTAACTTCAAGGGATCTCATAGAGGAGGAATGTAATCTTACTAGGGAGGTATCACTGGTAATGGGTTTTCCGCCTGGATGCTATTCAGTAAATTGTGCAATTCCTCTAACGGAGGAGGAAGCATTAAAAGAATTAGAAAGCAATAAAAAAGTGATAAAAGATGGAAAGGAAGAATATTTAGATGCTATTCCAAGAAGAGATTGTATTTCAATATATTTCTTAAAGAAAGGAATTGATGGAATAGTAATAAAGGGATATGACGAAACAGGTGGTATATTATGA
- the cas5a gene encoding type I-A CRISPR-associated protein Cas5a, whose product MSEFFYSKVYIKFHWGFSVVSPLSSKSKSGLLLPPPTTLIGALSYGKFRGKDLVKIGGKTCSPAKNFDNIIAAARYEDNSAGIYIEDIVRNVVTYFQRPERRKEKAYRYNIVPTGKIYSPNGEMIVVFITDKIQPQELEKLSWSIIRIGSKEGIVSVENVEIGKAKKVSGRVTTKYYFPATVKHDASPFIKYIDFWEGGQTWGEEGEKKTYAVPISSFPLYSVEAKVEAEEAYDVGGEIVVVN is encoded by the coding sequence ATGAGTGAATTTTTTTATTCTAAGGTATACATAAAATTTCACTGGGGATTCTCTGTAGTTTCTCCATTATCCTCTAAATCGAAATCTGGTTTATTACTTCCTCCTCCTACAACCCTTATAGGCGCCCTATCATATGGCAAATTCAGGGGAAAAGATCTAGTAAAAATTGGAGGGAAAACATGTAGCCCTGCTAAAAACTTCGATAACATAATAGCTGCAGCTAGATATGAGGATAATTCTGCAGGAATTTATATAGAGGATATAGTCAGGAACGTTGTAACGTATTTCCAAAGACCTGAAAGAAGAAAAGAGAAGGCATATAGATACAATATTGTTCCTACTGGGAAAATATATTCTCCAAATGGAGAAATGATAGTAGTATTCATTACAGATAAGATTCAACCTCAAGAACTAGAGAAATTAAGTTGGTCCATAATTAGGATAGGCTCTAAGGAAGGAATAGTTAGTGTAGAAAATGTTGAGATTGGAAAAGCAAAAAAAGTTTCAGGTAGAGTTACTACAAAATATTATTTTCCAGCTACAGTCAAACACGATGCTTCACCATTCATAAAATATATAGATTTTTGGGAAGGAGGTCAGACATGGGGAGAGGAAGGAGAAAAGAAAACGTATGCAGTGCCCATATCCTCTTTTCCTTTGTATTCCGTGGAAGCAAAAGTAGAAGCGGAGGAGGCTTACGATGTTGGAGGAGAAATCGTCGTCGTTAACTAA
- the cas7a gene encoding type I-A CRISPR-associated protein Cas7/Csa2, which produces MISGSLRFLINVESLNGVESVGNLTRHRTAPVVVRTSDGGYVVRYVPAISGESIAHAYQMAVADLAKKNGLPVSLKTYQGELIKFSDDDTLKEEGINPPKSDNDARRFEVDVMLKDVVADIGGFMYAGKYPVRRSSKFMVGYMIPVLSKDEIPAQLEAQFHVRYSVVSSKEKQAIFNVEVGSALYTLSFSLDDEFIGIPSNYGEKVDKEDELVKTKDQRRKVAINALYSIMTGYFGGKRSRFLPSIELKSAVVTVSDFPFIPEPGHSEDYIKLTSERIERAKTILNGSSTSIYAINKEGIDVGKATVVNSPEDLISSLSENNE; this is translated from the coding sequence ATGATTTCTGGAAGTTTGAGATTTTTAATAAACGTCGAGTCTCTCAATGGAGTAGAATCAGTAGGTAACTTAACAAGACATAGAACAGCTCCAGTAGTTGTACGGACATCTGATGGCGGATACGTTGTAAGATATGTTCCAGCAATCTCTGGAGAATCGATTGCCCATGCATATCAAATGGCTGTAGCCGATTTAGCTAAAAAAAATGGATTACCCGTATCTTTAAAAACTTACCAAGGGGAGCTTATAAAATTCTCAGACGATGATACGCTAAAAGAAGAAGGAATAAATCCACCAAAATCTGACAATGATGCAAGAAGATTCGAGGTAGACGTAATGCTTAAAGACGTTGTAGCAGATATTGGAGGATTTATGTATGCTGGTAAATATCCTGTAAGGAGATCTTCTAAGTTTATGGTAGGTTACATGATTCCAGTCCTATCTAAAGACGAGATACCTGCACAATTAGAAGCTCAATTTCACGTTAGATATTCCGTAGTTAGCTCCAAAGAGAAACAGGCTATATTTAACGTGGAAGTTGGATCTGCTCTTTACACTTTAAGTTTTTCATTAGACGATGAATTCATAGGGATTCCTTCTAACTATGGAGAGAAAGTAGACAAAGAAGATGAGCTAGTTAAAACTAAAGATCAAAGGAGAAAGGTGGCTATAAATGCACTTTATTCAATAATGACTGGATATTTTGGAGGAAAGAGATCTAGATTTTTGCCATCAATAGAACTAAAATCTGCAGTAGTTACGGTGAGTGATTTTCCATTTATTCCAGAGCCTGGACATTCAGAAGATTACATTAAATTAACGTCTGAAAGGATAGAGAGAGCAAAAACAATATTGAACGGTAGTTCTACGTCAATATACGCCATAAATAAAGAAGGTATTGATGTAGGAAAAGCTACTGTAGTAAATAGTCCAGAAGACCTAATATCATCACTTAGTGAAAATAATGAGTGA
- the csa5 gene encoding type I-A CRISPR-associated protein Csa5: MDEGVLKRIANLLATSSLYTDSPTLIDRIANALSKEAITKVLNDSQRIIESGISKGDIFQNKKDDHPIISIKGEKMLSIYGYLPTTSDIENFLLEVEKDIYNARKAGAIAMSIVNQAKLGGNQ; this comes from the coding sequence ATGGATGAAGGTGTGTTGAAAAGAATAGCTAACCTTTTGGCAACATCGTCTTTATATACGGACTCTCCAACGCTCATAGACAGAATTGCAAATGCTTTATCAAAGGAAGCTATAACTAAAGTTTTAAATGATTCTCAAAGAATTATTGAAAGTGGAATTTCTAAGGGAGATATTTTCCAAAATAAAAAGGATGACCATCCTATAATATCTATAAAAGGAGAGAAAATGCTCTCAATTTATGGATATTTGCCAACAACTTCAGATATAGAGAATTTCCTACTAGAGGTCGAGAAAGATATTTATAATGCAAGAAAAGCAGGCGCCATAGCTATGTCTATTGTAAATCAAGCAAAATTAGGTGGGAATCAATGA
- the csa3 gene encoding CRISPR-associated CARF protein Csa3, with the protein MSLLVSSVGFEEKFLLRAFLRRGRSQISGVLLVKPLGDNEKVKKAIDSFNNLLKEVSVQLNILEINYLDYVSSVSSISKWIKSSKYTSFVLSLSSGMRIVNLEILSAFLILDLNAEIEVEAESLEGVISWRIDEMVRKDFEEDDVKILLAIHEGEKSVSEISRRVKIPVTTAWRKVNKLVDNYYIKKEGEQLSLTKKGEIFISIYNNFS; encoded by the coding sequence ATGTCTCTTTTAGTTTCTTCTGTTGGTTTTGAGGAAAAGTTTTTGCTGAGAGCCTTTCTACGGAGAGGTAGATCGCAAATATCTGGAGTTTTACTAGTTAAACCTTTGGGAGATAATGAGAAAGTAAAGAAGGCAATTGACTCTTTTAATAATTTACTTAAAGAAGTATCAGTACAGTTAAATATTCTTGAAATAAATTATCTGGATTACGTATCTTCAGTCTCCTCTATTTCCAAATGGATTAAGTCTTCTAAATATACTTCGTTTGTTCTGAGTCTTTCTAGTGGTATGAGAATTGTGAATTTGGAAATTCTATCAGCTTTCTTAATTCTTGATTTAAATGCTGAAATTGAGGTTGAAGCTGAGAGTCTAGAGGGAGTAATTTCTTGGAGAATAGATGAAATGGTAAGGAAAGATTTTGAGGAGGACGACGTTAAAATACTTTTAGCTATTCATGAAGGTGAAAAAAGTGTGTCTGAAATTTCACGAAGAGTAAAAATACCAGTAACTACTGCGTGGAGGAAGGTGAATAAATTAGTAGATAATTATTATATAAAGAAAGAGGGAGAACAGCTTTCTCTAACTAAAAAAGGAGAAATATTCATTAGTATATATAATAATTTTTCATAA
- a CDS encoding carotenoid biosynthesis protein: protein MERYLWISFILLALGIIFDGILILFFIFSILALITISLKRKEVFRLFLSAMLIGFIFEKIGVSTGIPFGHYYYNFPPYILGVPIFVIFAWGIISFISYLPIMQFPKYLKIILFPLMMVIIDLSVDPIMVSAHYWTWEYSSLNWFGIPLTNFLGWYIVSMIIIIFNLFKMKENKIQTNPFPIIYFLFSLKFFIFAKLKLLEPLLIATIISLLMTILIFYISKRIQPI, encoded by the coding sequence ATGGAAAGATATCTCTGGATCTCCTTTATTCTATTGGCTTTAGGAATAATATTTGACGGAATTTTAATTCTATTCTTTATATTCTCAATATTAGCCCTTATTACAATATCGTTAAAAAGAAAAGAAGTATTTAGACTATTTTTATCAGCAATGCTAATAGGCTTCATTTTCGAAAAGATTGGAGTATCTACCGGTATACCTTTTGGTCATTATTATTACAATTTTCCACCCTACATTCTAGGAGTTCCAATATTCGTAATTTTTGCATGGGGAATTATCTCATTTATATCTTATTTGCCCATAATGCAATTCCCAAAATATCTAAAAATAATATTATTCCCATTAATGATGGTAATAATTGACCTATCTGTAGATCCAATCATGGTTTCAGCCCACTATTGGACATGGGAATATTCGTCATTAAACTGGTTCGGAATACCTTTAACAAATTTTTTAGGGTGGTATATAGTATCTATGATTATTATCATTTTTAATTTATTTAAGATGAAAGAAAATAAAATACAGACAAATCCCTTTCCAATAATTTATTTTCTGTTTTCTCTAAAATTCTTCATTTTCGCAAAACTAAAATTGTTAGAACCCTTACTTATTGCCACAATTATTTCTTTATTAATGACAATTTTAATATTCTATATTTCGAAAAGAATTCAGCCAATTTGA
- a CDS encoding zinc ribbon domain-containing protein, which translates to MTKICPVCGKENDDNAQFCVNCNYDFSSPPPVPTPSPSNSSKFPKKIIGIAAIIIIIIAAIIFLPSFFHHPTYTEASAAEKAYGGKWIVNTTYSGTEIINSNNTVSIKFLNGTSTVLTVNSTGLAGTKALIMILTQKNSTNYIELADINFTNTTVASKYFSFFYTSIEEESSFTNMSINNATYQNYKLVYIAGGSVKTVYGIYPVPSIAMAIHGSNVITLRINGFSSNLSQIVDLLKPLI; encoded by the coding sequence ATGACTAAGATTTGTCCAGTTTGTGGCAAAGAAAACGATGATAATGCTCAGTTTTGCGTTAATTGCAATTACGATTTTTCCTCACCTCCTCCAGTTCCAACACCTTCTCCTTCAAATTCTTCAAAATTCCCTAAGAAAATTATAGGAATAGCCGCAATCATAATAATTATAATAGCTGCAATCATTTTTTTACCTTCATTTTTCCACCATCCAACTTATACGGAAGCCTCGGCTGCAGAAAAAGCATATGGAGGAAAATGGATAGTTAACACTACTTACAGCGGGACTGAAATAATAAATTCTAATAATACTGTATCAATAAAATTCTTAAATGGAACTTCAACAGTGCTAACAGTAAATTCTACGGGCTTAGCCGGTACCAAGGCCTTAATAATGATACTAACACAAAAGAATTCCACAAATTATATTGAGTTAGCCGACATAAATTTCACCAATACCACAGTAGCATCAAAATATTTCTCATTCTTCTACACATCAATAGAGGAAGAGTCGTCTTTCACCAACATGAGTATTAATAATGCAACATACCAGAACTATAAACTAGTATATATTGCAGGAGGATCAGTAAAAACGGTTTATGGCATATATCCCGTTCCTAGTATTGCAATGGCTATTCATGGATCAAATGTAATCACTTTAAGAATAAACGGATTTTCGTCTAATTTAAGCCAAATAGTCGACTTATTAAAACCATTAATTTAG
- the cas4a gene encoding type I-A CRISPR-associated protein Cas4/Csa1: MMLTRLDMIRGLKSLHEIRATDPVQEELRGWYYYSPPVKPRAYLSLSISDVAYAYCPTKRDVYLRKVTGSKGNYEKPQIINGTAIHKVFYKASKDVWSIISLGKDPIESFNSLAPELECPQNLQNYCIKLYKYLTMLWLSEVAKARSSYGGESIGLVPWLSEVRVDGSMLGLSNRLSIDAIADFSIIEIKTGKQEDFHKLGVVGYALAIESSMEIPIDYGFLIYVNGFNRDSIEISTNAIYISSDLRKEFLDRRDDVIDMILSEKDPGMPASCPDSCPFIEVCRK; encoded by the coding sequence ATGATGTTGACTAGACTCGACATGATAAGAGGGTTGAAGAGCCTCCACGAAATAAGAGCCACTGATCCTGTCCAAGAAGAATTAAGGGGATGGTACTACTACAGTCCTCCAGTAAAACCTAGAGCTTACCTTTCTCTTTCTATTTCAGATGTAGCATATGCCTACTGTCCTACCAAAAGAGACGTTTATCTTAGGAAAGTAACTGGATCTAAAGGAAATTACGAAAAACCCCAGATAATTAACGGTACCGCTATTCATAAGGTGTTTTACAAAGCATCAAAAGACGTTTGGAGCATAATATCTTTAGGGAAAGATCCTATAGAATCTTTTAATTCTTTAGCTCCAGAATTGGAATGCCCTCAAAATCTTCAAAATTATTGTATAAAACTCTATAAATACTTGACTATGTTATGGTTATCAGAAGTGGCTAAGGCTAGAAGTTCCTATGGTGGAGAATCTATTGGTCTAGTACCTTGGCTCAGCGAAGTGAGAGTAGACGGATCTATGCTAGGCCTTTCAAATAGGTTATCGATAGATGCTATAGCGGATTTTTCTATAATAGAGATAAAAACGGGAAAGCAAGAAGATTTTCACAAATTAGGTGTAGTAGGATACGCATTGGCCATAGAATCTAGCATGGAAATACCTATAGATTACGGATTTTTAATATATGTAAATGGATTTAATAGAGATAGTATAGAGATCTCAACTAATGCTATTTATATTTCCTCTGACTTAAGGAAAGAATTTCTCGATAGAAGAGACGACGTAATTGATATGATATTAAGTGAAAAGGATCCTGGAATGCCTGCTTCATGCCCAGATAGTTGTCCGTTTATAGAGGTGTGCAGAAAATGA
- the cas1 gene encoding CRISPR-associated endonuclease Cas1, giving the protein MKSVLLSNYGVKLSVKGRMFILSSKEKKETISPADVDQFVIISSGISISSKAIRLAMEYGIDMVFLDNRKNWARICFSNPIMTVENRKAQYIAILQGRKEFGEEIIRAKVENQAGHIKYWSRKIKREDFSQILNYTNNEATAARIYWSMIADLLPNKIGFEGRNHDSKDVFNISLNYAYAILYSECHKALSLVGLDPYAGFIHKDRSGNESLVYDFSEMFKPGVVDFTLMNMILEGYIPQIRDSLLSPDSRKEIIKRINTTLNSNVKDSEDGEVRTFLQTIRVYAMKMSSSLKGKENFRGFVQRW; this is encoded by the coding sequence ATGAAGTCTGTTTTACTCTCAAATTACGGTGTAAAGCTTTCTGTAAAGGGTAGAATGTTTATACTCTCTTCCAAGGAAAAGAAGGAAACCATATCCCCGGCAGACGTGGACCAATTTGTTATAATAAGCTCTGGAATTTCTATTTCATCAAAGGCAATAAGGTTAGCAATGGAATACGGCATAGATATGGTTTTCCTTGATAATAGAAAGAATTGGGCTAGGATATGTTTTTCTAACCCTATTATGACAGTCGAAAACAGAAAGGCCCAGTACATAGCTATTTTACAAGGTAGAAAGGAATTCGGAGAAGAAATAATAAGAGCAAAGGTAGAGAATCAAGCAGGTCATATAAAATATTGGTCTAGGAAGATAAAAAGAGAAGATTTCTCTCAAATTTTGAATTACACTAACAATGAAGCAACAGCAGCCAGAATATACTGGAGTATGATAGCTGACTTACTTCCTAATAAAATAGGATTTGAAGGAAGAAATCATGACTCTAAGGATGTTTTCAATATAAGCCTAAATTATGCATATGCAATACTTTATTCAGAATGCCATAAAGCTCTGTCTTTGGTAGGCTTAGATCCCTATGCAGGATTTATACATAAAGATAGGAGCGGTAACGAAAGTCTTGTCTATGATTTTTCTGAAATGTTTAAACCAGGAGTAGTAGATTTTACGTTAATGAACATGATACTAGAAGGTTATATACCGCAAATAAGAGACAGCTTACTTTCTCCGGATAGTAGAAAAGAAATAATAAAAAGAATTAATACAACGCTAAACTCTAACGTAAAAGACTCTGAAGATGGTGAAGTAAGAACATTTCTCCAAACCATAAGAGTATATGCTATGAAGATGTCATCCTCATTAAAAGGAAAAGAAAACTTCAGAGGGTTTGTTCAAAGATGGTAA
- the cas2 gene encoding CRISPR-associated endonuclease Cas2: MVRVIVIYDITDDTQRTKLSNELFKIGLSRIQKSAFSGDIDSQRFKDLTRICQDFIKSSNDVIHVVTLGIRDWERRIVLRGE, encoded by the coding sequence ATGGTAAGAGTAATAGTAATTTATGATATCACTGACGATACACAAAGAACTAAATTATCAAACGAACTTTTTAAAATAGGACTTTCAAGAATTCAAAAGAGCGCATTTTCAGGAGATATAGATAGCCAAAGATTCAAAGACTTAACAAGAATATGTCAAGATTTCATAAAATCTTCTAACGATGTCATTCATGTAGTAACTTTAGGGATTAGGGATTGGGAAAGAAGAATAGTATTAAGAGGAGAGTAA
- the cas4 gene encoding CRISPR-associated protein Cas4, with translation MIPVTLLKQMDFCEAIPWIIQRMSYQEPDTFSLIKGREINLNDVAKKLNLENPKFEVFVSDSIISGKVDIIGGKNRLIVVEAKEFHRRSFLHFRTQLLAYAYLVNKEIAPVERAILFMGNKIELDIKLDKTHLEAVENKIQKLKSILDSEDPPVVNRDKKDCISCQYRRICPVTSY, from the coding sequence ATGATCCCTGTTACATTATTAAAGCAAATGGATTTCTGTGAAGCTATACCATGGATAATTCAAAGGATGAGCTATCAAGAACCCGATACTTTTTCTTTAATAAAAGGAAGAGAAATAAATCTTAACGATGTCGCAAAAAAATTAAACTTGGAAAATCCTAAATTCGAAGTTTTTGTGAGTGACTCAATAATATCTGGGAAAGTTGATATAATAGGTGGTAAAAATAGACTAATTGTCGTGGAAGCTAAGGAATTTCATAGAAGAAGTTTTCTTCACTTTAGAACGCAACTATTGGCATATGCATATCTAGTAAATAAGGAAATAGCTCCGGTAGAAAGGGCAATATTATTCATGGGGAATAAAATAGAGCTTGATATAAAGCTTGATAAAACACATTTAGAAGCAGTAGAGAATAAAATTCAAAAATTGAAGAGTATATTAGATTCAGAAGATCCACCCGTGGTTAATAGGGATAAAAAGGATTGTATCTCTTGCCAATATAGGAGAATATGTCCAGTAACCTCGTATTAA